The DNA sequence AAAAAGACAACGCCGACAAGCTCGAGAAAATGCGCGAAACAGTAGACGAAAAACTGCAAAGCACCCTAGAGAAGCGGCTGGGACAAAGCTTTAAAATTGTTAGCGAGCGCCTAGAGCTGGTGCACAAAGGCCTGGGCGAGATGCAAGGCCTGGCTACGGATGTTAGCGACTTCAAGCGAGTGCTTACCAATGTAAAGACTCGTGGTACGTGGGGTGAGGTGCAGCTAGAAAACCTCCTAGAGCAAATCTTTGTACGTGACCACTACGAAAAGCAGGTCATGCTAAAGGCCGGCAGCCAAGACCAGGTAGATTTTTGTATTAAGCTGCCAGACAAAAGTTCCAAGGACGGGTTTATCTTTCTACCCATTGACGCCAAGTTCCCGCTAGAAGACTACCAACGCTTGGCAGCCGCCCAAGAAAAGGGTGACGTAGCGGCGGTAGCACTGGCTACCAAGGGTCTGGTAACTCGGGTCAAGCTAGAGGCCAAATCCATAAAAGAAAAATACATACAACCGCCCAAGACAACCGACTTCGCAATCTTGTACGTACCCATAGAGGGCATGTACGCCGAGGTGCTTCGACAACCCGGCTTATTCGAGCATCTGCAGCATCACTATCGAGTGACCGTAGCCGGGCCGACTACCATCGCAGCCATCCTGAACAGCTACCAGCTAGGATTCCGTACGCTGGCCATTGCCGAACAGACCAGCCAGGTGTGGGAGCTGCTGACCACCATCAAGGGCGAGTTTGGCAAGTTTGGAGACCTCTTGGACAAGACCAGGGACAAGCTGGTACAAGCCACCAAAACCATAGACTCCGCCAGCACAAAAAGCCGCACAATAGAACGCAAATTAGGCACCGTACAAAAGCTGGCCGACAAAGCCACAGAAACTGCCGAAAACACTAAACTCATAGATGTCGCCGACGAATAAAATAGACGCCTAGCTTTTCAGCAGGTCAATTGTCAGAGCAGCCGTCCAGCCAAAGTTCTCGGCGCCGGCTGGTGAACCGTCTACCGGGCTGAAGTATTCCCAAAATCCAGCATTATGGACCATTTCTAGGGTAGCTTCTTTTAGCGCTTCGGCATGGTCGTTATAACCGTATCGCTTCAGTCCATCTATGATCAGCCAGTTGGTGTTTACCCAAGTGGGGCCTTGCCAGTAGCGGTGCGGGTTAAACCACTCACTGTTTAGGGGTGCCGTTGGGATGGGGTAATGAGCACCAAACAGATGCTCGTTCTCTATCATTTTGACCAGCTGCTTGGCTCGTTCCTTCGTAACGGTGCCGGCATACAGGGGCATGAGCGTGCCGATACTCGGTACTTTGAGCAGCCGATGTGACACAAACTCCCTGGAATAGTACTGCAATGAATATGGGTCCCACAGCGATTCCAGCGACTTCTCGGTCTTACGCATGTGGACCACCAGCTCTTCTGGCAGCTCTTTGCGAATATATTTAGCAATGGCTTCTAGGTTTTGGTTGGCACGTATCAAAATAGAATTAAAGGTTACATCCTCTATGGTGAACATAGAATGGGCCAGGATGCGCTTGGTATCATAATTTTTACGACGCAGCCGACGTTGTGTGCTGTACAAAGCCAGGGCATCAATGGTGCCGATACGCTGAGCAGCGTGAATAAAGTGCGTGTCGCGCCGTAGCAGATTTATGAGCGGCACCAGGTGCAGCTTGTCTATGGCTGTAATCCAAAAGGCCAGTTGGTGATCATGCAGTTCGGCCATCCAGGGCGGGGTGTTGTCTAGGCCGGTCTCCCAGGGGTGTACCAGCAGGGCCAGGCCTTCGCCGTGTGGATCACGGTCTGCATAAATCCATTCGTGGTAGGCCAACAACGCCGGAAAGACGGATTGATACCAACTGCGTTTCTCGGCCTTGGGGAGTTTCTGGCCTATACGCACCACAGCCTCGGCGACCATGGGGGGTTGGGTGATACCGCTAGTGCTGACGTCGTCCGGAGCATTGGGGTTGAGCCAGCTGCGCCAGATATTGCCGTCGCGGCCATGACGCCCTTGGCTATGAATAATGTTTGGGATCATGCCGTTAGCCCACTGTCCGCCAAGCAGGCTCAGTATTTCAGTCTGGGCACGCTCGACGTTGTAGTGGCTCAGCCCAATTGCAATAAAACAGCTGTCCCATAGCCACTGATGGGGGTACATACCACCACCGACCGGCACCGTGTGTGTCCCGTGATCGTTATGAGCCAACACAGTCTGAGCTGCCTCAAGAAAGTTTTCGCCGGTGGGCTGGTCGGAATTTGCCTGGCCCTGTTTTTCGTCCATTGCTATCAGTATAGCGCAGCCCGGTTATGCTTGCCCAGTAGTCCGCCCCAGAACCTATCCCAGATCTCCAATTCCGTCCCGGGAACTCACCCACTCCGGCGACAATCCGTCCCAGTTTCCGAGCCGTAACTACGGTTACGCCTCAAAAACTGGAACGAATTCTCACTCGAAATGGATCGATTTTGGGCTCGAAAGCGAGATCTGGGGTGGGTTCTAACGATAATTGGTGAAGTTTAGTGGAAAGTCGAATTCTTTGCCCTGTATGATCTGCATGACTGACTGCAAGTCGTCCTTGCTGCCACTGGTCACGCGGACTGCGTCACCTTGGATCTGAGATTTGACCTTGGGATATTCGTCGCGGATCAGCTTGGTGATCTGCTTGGCCTTGTCCTGGTCTAGGCCCTGTTTAAATGGCACCTCTTTGGTAGTTTTCAGGTTAGCCACCACTGCTTCTCGGGTGGTGTCCAGAACTTTCTGGCTTTGGCTACGGGCGGCCAGCTTTTTACGCACGATGTCTAGGATGGCGTCTATTTGCCAGTCACTGGTGCCGGTTACTTTAAATCCTGTTTTATCCCCATTCAGCCACTCGAGTTGTGCCGGCGTGCCCTTGAAGTCATAGCGGCCCGCAATCTCGCGCTGGGTTTGGTCAAAGACGTTGTTCATCTCGGCCTTGTCGTATTCACTCACTATGTCAAACGAGAACTGTGCCATACTTTTACCTGAGTTCTATAAAGAAATCCCTTCCTTCTTAGCTATTGTTTGTACTTGATGGACGATGCTTCGCAAAGTTGTCTCCAAATTGGCCGGCTTACCGCCCGACAACAGTTGAGTCTGGACCGCTGCAAGCTCATCCAAAATTTCCTTAGTATCAACATGTATAGCTACGATTTCATTTTGAACAGTTGTGAGCTGCTCTTGGTGTTTGCTGCTTTCAATTTCCAAGCGATAAATGGACTTTTTTAGATCGGAGGTGTCATGCCGCACGGAGTTCATCTCGGTGTGTAGTCCATCCATACGTTCATTGGTTTCGTCTATACGTCGGTCAAGCTTACCTAGGCCCTCACTAGTCATCTGCATACTTTCCTGCAGGAGTTCTAGGATATCTTCATTCGCAACAGATTTTGTCGGCATATCTGTATTATAGCGTGGCTGGTTGCTATAATGAACACCAAGATGAGTTACCAAAATCAGAAGATTGCCGAAACTGCTGAAGTGCTCAAAGCTCGGCTGAGCCAGCTCGATACCAAAGCCGATATTTTAAAGGCCACAGAGCTGAAGGCTTTGTATGCAGAAGTTCGCACATTGCCAGCTGATCAGCGGGCCAGTTTTGGCAAAGAAATAAATCAGCTCAAGACTGACCTAGAACATCTCATAGCCCAGCACAGTGATACCGCCGAACAGCTAGAACCCATAGATGTCACGGCACCATTCGATGTAAATGTAGGCGACCAAAAACCCGCACTTCTGCCCAGCCAAAATGGCACCAAGCATCCACTGATGACCGAGCTAGACACTATTCTGGATATTTTTTACCGCATGGGGTTCAACGCTATAGAGTCTCGGCAGCTCGATGACGACTACCACATGTTCGAGAGCCTCAACTTTCCGGCCGATCATCCTGCCCGTGACGACTACGACACCTTTATGACCACCGAAGGTTTGATTGCGCCGGCCCACACCAGCACCATGCAAAATAGGGTGTTGTCGGCCAACAAAGAGCGGTTAGAAAACGGCCAACCGATTTCGTACGTCATTCCTGGTCGCGTCTTTCGCAACGAAGACCTGGATGCTCGACACGAACATACCTTTTATCAGTTAGAAGGTGTTTATGTGGGCAAAGATATTCATGCTGGGCACCTGATTGCGGTACTCCAGACTTTTTTCGAGACCTACTACGGCAAAAAAATGGAGGTCAAAACCCAGCCCTTCTACTTCCCATTTACAGAACCTAGCTTTGAGTTCGCCATAGCCTGCCCATTTTGCGACAAGGCTGGCTGTAATATCTGCGGCGAAGGCTGGCTGGAATTGCTAGGCTGCGGCATGATCCACCCCAATGTGCTCAAGATGGCCGGCATAGATTCCAACGAATACACCGGCTTTGCGTGGGGTGGAGGTATCGAACGTCTGGTCATGATAAAGCACAACGTAGAAGACATCCGCCACTTCGAATCAGGCAAACTAGACTTCCTAAGGCAATTTTCATGAAAATTGTTGACAAGATTTCCGTTGCCGAGCTCACGCAAATGGCACAAAAAATGTTTGGTGAGCTCGTTAAGGCAGATGTCGACATAGCCAAAAAGATTGTCGTTATTGACATGCCTATGCATTATGACGGCGAGGCTCATTTACTGGAAAAAGGATCAAAGCAAAGCGACCTATGGGGCATCAACCTACACCCGGCAGACTATGGTACGGACGATTTCATCGAATTCGACTCTATGATTAATATTCGTCCGTCCCAGGGCAATGCCTCCAAGGATGTGCTTGATCCACTAGTGCGGCAAAAAATTATCCGCATTGTCAGTGAGGTTGTCCATGAGTAGCCATGAGTTTGATCGAGATGCGTGGGCAGAGTTGGATATTTTTAATCAGATGGGCAACATCGGCTCCGAGGTTGGTAGGGCGCTTGCGGCAAAAAGGCAGGGCAAAACAGAGCGTATGCAATCCGCCTTTTTCAGGGGGATGGACCTTATAAACGCTACTGTTGATGTCTGGTCTGCATCACACAAAACTGCAGTGCCCGAGCTACTTTGCGCCCGCGAATTATTTGCAGAATCCATCCTAACAGACAAAGTTGACGCTACCCTTGAAAAGTACTTTATGCAGTTTGCAATAGCAGCGAGGTTACAAAGATGAATACAGACGTAGAAAAAATAATCAGAGAATATATAGACAAGTCACTGCATATGTCGCTGGCTACGGTCAGTGGCGACCGACCATGGGTATGCGAGGTCCACTTTGCCTATGACGACAACTTAAATCTGTATTTCCGTTCGCTCAAGTCACGTCGGCACAGCCAAGAAATCAGCATAAATCCCCACGTTGCCGGCACTATTGTCAAACAGCACGGCCTGGACGATGCCCCCCATGGTATCTATTTTGAGGGCACAGCCGAACTGCAAGAAGACCAAAGTCGTTTCCCGGAATATTATGAATACTTCAAGCAGCGCCAAAAAGTAGACGAAGGCATCATAGAACAGGCCAAGCAAGAGGACGGCCACAAATTCTACAAAATCACCGTAGAAAAGTGGTACGCCTTTGGAAAGTTCGGCGAAGAAAAAGCGATCAAGCATACGCTTGACTGGAACGGTGGCCAAAAATGAAAGTTAGTCTGAATTGGATCAAGCAGTTTACAGACGTCAATATATCTATTGACGAGCTCGTAACCAAGATTGGTGCCCAGCTAGGTGCTGTAGAAGAAGTGACCGATCTGGGTAAAAAGTATCAAGGCATTTTGGTGGCCAAGGTGATGTCGTGCCAGAAGCATACCAACGCCGACAAACTAAACGTTTGTCTGATAGACGACGGCGGCAAGGCCGAAGGCGTCACTCGTAACCAAGACGGTCATGTGCAAGTGGTCTGTGGCGCACCAAATGTCCGCGCCGGGCTGACTGTTGCGTGGCTGCCGCCGGGTGCCACCGTGCCCAGCACGTATGACAAAGATCCATTTGTGTTAGAAGCGCGCGAAATACGCGGGACCGTTAGCAACGGCATGCTGGCTAGCGCCAAAGAGCTGGCGCTTGGTGACAACCACGACGGTATTGTCGAACTGGACACACCAGCAGAGCCTGGTACCTCGTTTGCCGAAGCCTACGAGCTGGACGATCATATTATCGAGATAGAGAACAAGATGTTCACCCACCGGCCCGATTGCTTTGGCATCTTGGGTGTGGCCCGCGAAATAGCCGGTATCCAGAACATTCCGTTCAAGAGCCCGGACTGGTACGTGCGCTCGCTAGACCGCATAAAGCCTGGTGCAAAAACACTGCCGCTAGAGGTCCGCAACGAGGCTGGCGCCTTGGTGCCACGCTTTATGGCTATTGCCCTAGCAGACGTGCAAATGGGCCCGAGCCCACTCATCATCCAGACCTACCTGAGCCGAGTGGGGCTGAAACCTATCAACAACATTGTTGACGTTACCAACTACCTGATGGTTCTCACCGGACAGCCGTTGCATGCCTACGACTACGACAAAGTTGTAGCCAAGAGCGGCACCGTTCCTACTCTTATCGCCCGGCAAGCCACCGGCGAGAAGATCAAGCTGCTCAACGGCAAAGAACCTGTCATCGAAGCCCCGACCGTGGTGATCGCAACCGACAAAGAAGCCATTGGCGTCGGTGGGGCCATGGGCGGAGCCGACACAGAAGTAGACGACGACACCAAGAACATCATTCTGGAGTGTGCCAACTTTGACATGTACGCGATTCGGCGGACAGCCATGAAATACGGCTTGTTTACCGACGCCGTAACACGATTCAACAAAGGCCAAAGCCCGCTGCAAAATGACATAGTACTGGAAGAAGCCGTTACAACTGTTGCCTATGTATCCAATGGTAGTGCCGCCAGCCAAGTCTTTGACGTTAAATCACAGCTGCAAAAACCAGCCCCCGTGCAGGTAACCAGCGACTTCATCAATGTGCGACTCGGCTTGCAGCTGCCCGCCGAGGATATGGCACGCCTGTTAGAGAACGTAGAACTAGTAGTAGAGGTGCACGGCGACGAATTGTCGGTCACGCCACCCTATTGGCGCACCGATATAGAGATTGCCGAGGACGTCGTAGAAGAAGTAGGGCGCCTGTACGGTTTTGACCACTTGCCGTTGGAGCTGCCCGTACAATCTATCAAGCCCGTCACCCAAGACGCTTTGTTTGACCTAAAGTCACAGATTCGTCAGAGTTTGGCAACTGCTGGTGCCAACGAACTACTCACCTACAGCTTTGTGCACGGTGATCTCTTGGCCAAAACAGGACAGAACAGAGAACAGGCTTTTCAACTGAGCAATGCCCTCAGCCCAGACCTGCAATATTTCCGCCTCAGCCTGACACCCAGTTTGCTCGACAAAGTGCACCCCAACATCAAGGCCGGCTACGGTCAGTTTGCACTGTTCGAGATTGGTAAGTCCCACATAAGAGGACAGCAGGATCGCGTCGAGCAGCAGGTACCCCTCGAACTAAATGCTCTCAGTCTGGTAATTACCGCCGATCCTAAGGCAGCAACAAACCTACAGGGCGCAGCCTTTTACCAGGCCAAACAATATCTGTCGGTTCTGCTGAAAAACCTTGGAGTGACAGACATATGCATCGAGCCAATTACCGACGAGCTGTCCGACCAGTCAGTCATGGGTATCGTAGCTGCGCCTTACAATCGGGCCCGAAGTGCAGTGATCAAGAATCACCAAGGCCACGCCATGGGGATCGTTGGCGAGTTCAAGCCGTCAGTTGCCAAGGCACTCAAACTGCCCGCACACACTGCCGGTTTCGAAGTAGGATTGCACGCCCTTAAGACGCAGCAGCAATCTTCTTATCATCCCTTGTCTAAGTTCCCTAGTGTTCAGCAAGACATTTCGCTCCGAATAACTGCTGACATCGACTATGCGCGTTTGCATGACGAGCTGCAGGCCGGGCTGGCCGAGCTAGACGATAGCCACCTGCAAACTAGGCTAGAGCCCTTAGACATCTACCAAAAAGATGACGTAAAACACATTACCTTCCGCCTGACAGCAACCCATCACCAAAAGACAC is a window from the Verrucomicrobiia bacterium genome containing:
- the rmuC gene encoding DNA recombination protein RmuC, translated to MQIVLVLLGVLNLGALAYLLTRKSGAGLDGPLRDEFARNRKEFSDANKDLRLELTGQLERLRDKNDEKLEHIRKTVEVRLESLQKDNADKLEKMRETVDEKLQSTLEKRLGQSFKIVSERLELVHKGLGEMQGLATDVSDFKRVLTNVKTRGTWGEVQLENLLEQIFVRDHYEKQVMLKAGSQDQVDFCIKLPDKSSKDGFIFLPIDAKFPLEDYQRLAAAQEKGDVAAVALATKGLVTRVKLEAKSIKEKYIQPPKTTDFAILYVPIEGMYAEVLRQPGLFEHLQHHYRVTVAGPTTIAAILNSYQLGFRTLAIAEQTSQVWELLTTIKGEFGKFGDLLDKTRDKLVQATKTIDSASTKSRTIERKLGTVQKLADKATETAENTKLIDVADE
- a CDS encoding trehalase family glycosidase; its protein translation is MDEKQGQANSDQPTGENFLEAAQTVLAHNDHGTHTVPVGGGMYPHQWLWDSCFIAIGLSHYNVERAQTEILSLLGGQWANGMIPNIIHSQGRHGRDGNIWRSWLNPNAPDDVSTSGITQPPMVAEAVVRIGQKLPKAEKRSWYQSVFPALLAYHEWIYADRDPHGEGLALLVHPWETGLDNTPPWMAELHDHQLAFWITAIDKLHLVPLINLLRRDTHFIHAAQRIGTIDALALYSTQRRLRRKNYDTKRILAHSMFTIEDVTFNSILIRANQNLEAIAKYIRKELPEELVVHMRKTEKSLESLWDPYSLQYYSREFVSHRLLKVPSIGTLMPLYAGTVTKERAKQLVKMIENEHLFGAHYPIPTAPLNSEWFNPHRYWQGPTWVNTNWLIIDGLKRYGYNDHAEALKEATLEMVHNAGFWEYFSPVDGSPAGAENFGWTAALTIDLLKS
- a CDS encoding YajQ family cyclic di-GMP-binding protein, with the protein product MAQFSFDIVSEYDKAEMNNVFDQTQREIAGRYDFKGTPAQLEWLNGDKTGFKVTGTSDWQIDAILDIVRKKLAARSQSQKVLDTTREAVVANLKTTKEVPFKQGLDQDKAKQITKLIRDEYPKVKSQIQGDAVRVTSGSKDDLQSVMQIIQGKEFDFPLNFTNYR
- a CDS encoding phenylalanine--tRNA ligase subunit alpha, translated to MSYQNQKIAETAEVLKARLSQLDTKADILKATELKALYAEVRTLPADQRASFGKEINQLKTDLEHLIAQHSDTAEQLEPIDVTAPFDVNVGDQKPALLPSQNGTKHPLMTELDTILDIFYRMGFNAIESRQLDDDYHMFESLNFPADHPARDDYDTFMTTEGLIAPAHTSTMQNRVLSANKERLENGQPISYVIPGRVFRNEDLDARHEHTFYQLEGVYVGKDIHAGHLIAVLQTFFETYYGKKMEVKTQPFYFPFTEPSFEFAIACPFCDKAGCNICGEGWLELLGCGMIHPNVLKMAGIDSNEYTGFAWGGGIERLVMIKHNVEDIRHFESGKLDFLRQFS
- a CDS encoding DUF5674 family protein produces the protein MKIVDKISVAELTQMAQKMFGELVKADVDIAKKIVVIDMPMHYDGEAHLLEKGSKQSDLWGINLHPADYGTDDFIEFDSMINIRPSQGNASKDVLDPLVRQKIIRIVSEVVHE
- a CDS encoding pyridoxamine 5'-phosphate oxidase family protein — its product is MNTDVEKIIREYIDKSLHMSLATVSGDRPWVCEVHFAYDDNLNLYFRSLKSRRHSQEISINPHVAGTIVKQHGLDDAPHGIYFEGTAELQEDQSRFPEYYEYFKQRQKVDEGIIEQAKQEDGHKFYKITVEKWYAFGKFGEEKAIKHTLDWNGGQK
- the pheT gene encoding phenylalanine--tRNA ligase subunit beta, producing MKVSLNWIKQFTDVNISIDELVTKIGAQLGAVEEVTDLGKKYQGILVAKVMSCQKHTNADKLNVCLIDDGGKAEGVTRNQDGHVQVVCGAPNVRAGLTVAWLPPGATVPSTYDKDPFVLEAREIRGTVSNGMLASAKELALGDNHDGIVELDTPAEPGTSFAEAYELDDHIIEIENKMFTHRPDCFGILGVAREIAGIQNIPFKSPDWYVRSLDRIKPGAKTLPLEVRNEAGALVPRFMAIALADVQMGPSPLIIQTYLSRVGLKPINNIVDVTNYLMVLTGQPLHAYDYDKVVAKSGTVPTLIARQATGEKIKLLNGKEPVIEAPTVVIATDKEAIGVGGAMGGADTEVDDDTKNIILECANFDMYAIRRTAMKYGLFTDAVTRFNKGQSPLQNDIVLEEAVTTVAYVSNGSAASQVFDVKSQLQKPAPVQVTSDFINVRLGLQLPAEDMARLLENVELVVEVHGDELSVTPPYWRTDIEIAEDVVEEVGRLYGFDHLPLELPVQSIKPVTQDALFDLKSQIRQSLATAGANELLTYSFVHGDLLAKTGQNREQAFQLSNALSPDLQYFRLSLTPSLLDKVHPNIKAGYGQFALFEIGKSHIRGQQDRVEQQVPLELNALSLVITADPKAATNLQGAAFYQAKQYLSVLLKNLGVTDICIEPITDELSDQSVMGIVAAPYNRARSAVIKNHQGHAMGIVGEFKPSVAKALKLPAHTAGFEVGLHALKTQQQSSYHPLSKFPSVQQDISLRITADIDYARLHDELQAGLAELDDSHLQTRLEPLDIYQKDDVKHITFRLTATHHQKTLKSTEINHLLDNLAERVSQNLGAERL